Proteins encoded within one genomic window of Mycolicibacterium monacense:
- a CDS encoding FtsW/RodA/SpoVE family cell cycle protein, with protein MTTQPQSPVTVTPPLPNRRNAELLLLAFAAVITTVALLMVEANQEQGISWDLAQYAAGYLALFAGAHLAVRRYAPYADPLLLPVVALLNGLGLVMIHRLDLAQGELTGRGLGGTANQQMLWTLVGVIGFACVITFLSDHRMLARYGYVCGLTGLVLLAIPAVLPASMSEQNGAKIWIELPGFSIQPAEFSKILLLIFFAAVLVDKRELFTSAGKHFLWMDLPRPRDLAPLLAAWIASIAVMIFEKDLGTSLLLYASFLILLYVATDRISWVAIGLSLFAAGSVVAYHLFGHVRVRVQTWLDPFADPEGAGYQMVQSMFSFATGGIFGTGLGNGQPGTVPAASTDFIIAAVGEELGLVGFSAVLMLYTILVIRGLRTAIAVRDSFGKLLAAGLASTLAIQLFIVVGGVTRLIPLTGLTTPWMSYGGSSLLANYLLLAILLRISHAARRPISTKPVTQTPIAAASTEVIDKV; from the coding sequence ATGACCACCCAGCCGCAGTCGCCGGTGACGGTCACTCCGCCGCTGCCGAATCGGCGCAACGCCGAACTGCTACTGCTGGCCTTCGCCGCGGTCATCACCACCGTCGCGCTGCTGATGGTGGAGGCCAACCAGGAACAGGGCATCAGCTGGGATCTGGCCCAGTACGCCGCCGGCTACCTGGCCCTGTTCGCCGGGGCCCACCTCGCCGTGCGCCGCTACGCGCCCTACGCCGACCCCCTGCTCCTCCCGGTGGTCGCCCTGCTCAACGGGCTGGGCCTGGTGATGATCCACCGCCTCGACCTCGCCCAGGGCGAGCTGACCGGGCGGGGCCTCGGCGGCACGGCCAACCAGCAGATGCTGTGGACGCTGGTCGGCGTGATCGGATTCGCTTGTGTCATAACGTTTCTCAGTGATCACCGGATGCTGGCCCGCTACGGTTACGTCTGCGGGTTGACCGGTCTGGTCCTGCTCGCCATCCCGGCTGTGCTGCCCGCCTCGATGTCGGAGCAGAACGGCGCCAAGATCTGGATCGAGTTGCCGGGCTTCTCGATTCAGCCCGCGGAGTTCTCCAAAATCCTGCTGCTGATCTTCTTCGCCGCCGTGCTCGTCGACAAACGCGAACTGTTCACCAGTGCGGGCAAGCACTTCCTGTGGATGGATCTCCCCCGCCCGCGCGACCTCGCCCCGCTGCTGGCGGCGTGGATCGCCTCGATCGCGGTGATGATCTTCGAAAAAGACCTCGGCACCTCGCTGCTGCTGTACGCGTCGTTCCTGATCCTGCTCTACGTCGCGACGGACCGCATCAGCTGGGTGGCGATCGGCCTGAGCCTGTTCGCGGCGGGAAGCGTTGTCGCATATCACCTTTTCGGCCACGTCCGGGTGCGGGTGCAGACCTGGCTGGACCCCTTCGCCGACCCCGAGGGCGCCGGCTACCAGATGGTGCAGTCGATGTTCAGCTTCGCGACGGGCGGCATCTTCGGCACCGGCCTGGGCAACGGCCAGCCGGGAACGGTGCCCGCGGCGTCGACGGATTTCATCATCGCCGCAGTGGGGGAGGAGCTCGGCCTGGTCGGGTTCTCCGCGGTGCTGATGCTCTACACGATCCTCGTCATCCGGGGACTGCGCACCGCGATCGCCGTGCGTGACAGCTTCGGCAAGCTACTGGCCGCCGGTCTGGCGTCCACCCTGGCGATCCAGTTGTTCATCGTCGTCGGCGGTGTGACGCGGCTGATCCCGCTGACCGGGCTGACCACCCCGTGGATGTCCTACGGCGGTTCCTCACTGCTGGCCAACTACCTGCTGTTGGCCATCCTGCTGCGCATCTCCCATGCGGCCCGCAGGCCCATCAGCACCAAACCGGTGACGCAGACACCGATCGCCGCCGCCAGCACCGAGGTGATCGACAAAGTATGA
- the pbpA gene encoding D,D-transpeptidase PbpA, with amino-acid sequence MNTSLRRIAVTIMVLIVLLLGNATVTQVFTADGLRTDPRNQRVLLDEYSRQRGQITAGGQLLAYSVSTPGRFRFLRVYPNAQAYAPVTGFYSLTYSSTGLERAEDTILNGSDERLFGRRLADFFTGRDPRGGNVVTTINPRVQQAAWEAMEQGCNGPCKGSVVALEPSTGKILAMVSAPSYDPNLLATHDVEEQTAAWQQLRDNPDNPLVNRAISETYPPGSTFKVITTAAALQNGATPDTQLTAAPRIPLPNSSVTLENFGGSACGGGPTAPLREAFARSCNTAFVELGTDTGTEALKNTASAFGLDTPPAPIPLQVAESTVGPIGDAAALGMSSIGQRDVALTPLQNAMVAATVANEGVTMRPYLVDSLRGPDLANITTTEPVEERRAVTPEVAATLTDLMVGAEQQTQQKGAIAGVQIASKTGTAEHGTDPRNTPPHAWYIAFAPAQAPKVAVAVLVENGGNRLSATGGQVAAPIGRATIAAALREGS; translated from the coding sequence ATGAACACCTCACTGCGGCGCATCGCGGTCACGATCATGGTGCTGATCGTGCTGTTGCTCGGCAACGCCACCGTCACCCAGGTCTTCACCGCGGATGGACTGCGCACCGATCCGCGCAACCAGCGCGTACTGCTCGACGAGTACTCCCGCCAGCGCGGACAGATCACCGCCGGCGGTCAACTGCTGGCGTATTCGGTGTCCACTCCGGGCCGGTTCCGGTTCCTGCGGGTGTATCCGAATGCGCAGGCCTACGCGCCGGTCACCGGGTTCTACTCGCTGACCTACTCGAGCACCGGACTGGAACGGGCCGAGGACACGATCCTCAACGGCTCCGACGAGCGGCTGTTCGGCCGCCGGCTGGCCGACTTCTTCACCGGCCGCGATCCGCGGGGCGGCAACGTGGTCACCACCATCAACCCGCGGGTGCAGCAGGCCGCCTGGGAGGCGATGGAACAGGGCTGCAACGGACCGTGCAAGGGTTCGGTCGTGGCGCTGGAACCGTCGACGGGCAAGATCCTCGCGATGGTGTCCGCGCCGTCCTACGATCCGAACCTGCTGGCCACCCACGACGTCGAGGAACAGACCGCGGCGTGGCAGCAGTTGCGCGACAACCCGGACAACCCGCTGGTCAACCGCGCGATCTCGGAGACCTACCCGCCCGGTTCCACGTTCAAGGTCATCACCACCGCCGCCGCTCTGCAGAACGGCGCGACCCCGGACACCCAGTTGACCGCGGCGCCACGCATCCCGCTGCCCAACAGTTCGGTGACGCTCGAGAACTTCGGCGGCTCGGCCTGCGGCGGCGGCCCCACCGCACCGCTGCGCGAAGCGTTCGCCCGATCGTGCAACACCGCCTTCGTCGAGTTGGGCACCGACACCGGTACGGAGGCTCTGAAGAACACCGCGTCCGCCTTCGGGCTCGACACCCCGCCCGCGCCGATTCCACTGCAGGTCGCCGAGTCCACGGTCGGCCCCATCGGTGACGCCGCGGCGCTGGGCATGTCGAGCATCGGGCAGCGGGACGTGGCGTTGACACCGCTGCAGAACGCGATGGTCGCTGCCACCGTCGCGAATGAGGGGGTAACCATGCGGCCCTACCTGGTCGACAGCCTCCGGGGACCCGACCTGGCAAACATCACCACGACCGAACCGGTCGAAGAGCGCCGGGCGGTGACACCCGAAGTCGCGGCTACACTGACTGATCTGATGGTCGGCGCCGAGCAGCAGACGCAGCAGAAGGGAGCCATCGCCGGCGTGCAGATCGCTTCGAAGACAGGCACTGCGGAGCACGGGACCGACCCGCGCAACACTCCGCCCCATGCCTGGTACATCGCCTTCGCACCGGCGCAGGCGCCCAAGGTCGCCGTCGCGGTTCTCGTGGAGAACGGCGGCAACCGGCTCTCGGCGACCGGGGGACAGGTCGCCGCGCCGATCGGACGCGCCACCATCGCCGCCGCGCTGCGGGAGGGCTCATGA
- a CDS encoding protein kinase domain-containing protein, whose amino-acid sequence MSPRVGVTLSGRYRLQRLIATGGMGQVWEAVDSRLGRRVAIKVLKAEYSTDPEFVERFRAEARTVAMLNHPGIASVYDYGETDMDGEGRTAYLVMELVNGEPLNSVLKRTGRLSLRHALDMLEQTGRALQVAHTAGLVHRDVKPGNILITPTGQVKLTDFGIAKAVDAAPVTQTGMVMGTAQYIAPEQALGHDATAASDVYALGVVGYESVSGKRPFTGDGALTVAMKHIKETPPPLPADLPPNVRELIEITLVKNPGMRYRSGGPFADAVAAVRSGRRPPRPNQAPSIGRATPAAVPSAAQARAAADLTGRAPVTAARARPTGAIHRPPPPRRTFSSGQRALLWAAGVLGALAIVIAILIVLNAQDRKDRQLPPPTVTNTITETTPYQSPAAMPEWMPDWTSSAVIGHGGDTSGAVRPDAVAASAHLRALPAPAQTWLRTQT is encoded by the coding sequence ATGAGCCCCCGCGTCGGCGTCACCCTGTCCGGCCGCTACCGGCTCCAGCGACTCATCGCCACCGGCGGTATGGGTCAGGTCTGGGAGGCCGTCGACAGCAGGCTGGGCCGTCGTGTCGCCATCAAGGTCCTCAAGGCCGAGTACTCCACCGACCCGGAGTTCGTCGAACGGTTCCGCGCCGAGGCACGCACCGTCGCGATGCTCAACCACCCCGGCATCGCCAGCGTCTACGACTACGGCGAGACCGATATGGACGGGGAAGGCCGCACCGCGTACCTGGTGATGGAGCTCGTCAACGGCGAACCGTTGAACTCGGTGCTCAAGCGCACCGGACGCCTCTCGCTGCGGCACGCCCTGGACATGCTCGAGCAGACCGGACGCGCGTTGCAGGTCGCCCACACCGCCGGTCTGGTGCACCGCGACGTCAAACCCGGCAACATCCTCATCACCCCGACCGGTCAGGTGAAGCTCACCGACTTCGGCATCGCCAAGGCCGTCGACGCGGCCCCGGTCACCCAGACCGGCATGGTGATGGGCACCGCGCAGTACATCGCGCCCGAACAGGCCCTCGGCCACGACGCGACCGCCGCCAGCGACGTCTACGCACTGGGGGTTGTCGGCTACGAATCCGTCTCGGGGAAGCGGCCTTTCACCGGTGACGGGGCCCTGACCGTGGCGATGAAACACATCAAGGAGACCCCGCCGCCGCTGCCTGCCGATCTGCCGCCGAACGTGCGTGAGCTGATCGAGATCACGCTGGTGAAGAACCCCGGTATGCGCTACCGCTCCGGCGGACCGTTCGCCGACGCGGTCGCGGCCGTGCGCTCGGGGCGGCGTCCGCCGCGGCCGAACCAGGCACCGAGCATCGGGCGCGCCACCCCCGCCGCCGTGCCCTCGGCGGCGCAGGCCCGCGCGGCCGCCGATCTCACCGGCCGGGCGCCGGTCACCGCCGCCCGCGCCCGTCCCACCGGTGCCATCCACCGGCCGCCACCACCGCGGCGCACGTTCTCCTCCGGTCAGCGCGCGCTGCTGTGGGCCGCCGGCGTGCTGGGCGCGCTGGCGATCGTCATCGCCATCCTGATCGTGCTCAACGCCCAGGACCGCAAGGACCGCCAACTGCCACCGCCGACGGTGACGAACACCATCACCGAGACCACGCCGTACCAATCGCCCGCCGCCATGCCCGAGTGGATGCCCGATTGGACCTCGTCTGCGGTCATCGGTCATGGTGGAGACACATCCGGGGCAGTCCGCCCCGACGCGGTTGCCGCATCCGCGCACCTACGGGCGCTGCCCGCCCCTGCACAGACATGGCTCCGAACACAGACATGA
- the pknB gene encoding Stk1 family PASTA domain-containing Ser/Thr kinase — MTTPQHLSDRYELGEILGFGGMSEVHLARDNRLHRDVAIKVLRADLARDPSFYLRFRREAQNAAALNHPAIVAVYDTGEAETPAGPLPYIVMEYVDGVTLRDIVHSEGPMPPKRALEVIADACQALNFSHQHGIIHRDVKPANIMISKTGAVKVMDFGIARALADSSSVTQTAAVIGTAQYLSPEQARGEKVDARSDVYSLGCVLYEILTGEPPFVGDSPVAVAYQHVREDPVPPSQRHEGVSRDLDAVVLKALAKNPDNRYQTAAELRSDLVRVHSGEPPEAPKVFTDAERTSMLSAAPHPGRTEPMTHMPRPEPRLVERNRGGSIGRWIAAVAVLAVLTVVVAVAINTYGGETRAVQVPDVRGEVSAEAIAQLQNAGFTVRTQNEPNSEVAPDHVISTSPEANTEADAGEEITLNVSTGPEQREVPDVKSLTYAEAVRTLTDAGFGRFRQQASPSTPELKDRVMATNPPANQTSAITNEVTIIIGSGPQTRAVPEVVGQTVESAQQILTASGFRNSVPAEVDSTEPAGQVLGTSPTAGENVPVDTLIQLQVSRGNQFVMPDLTGQFWTDAEPRLRALGWTGVLDKGGDVQNSGQRTNAVVRQTPPPGTGVNFDSRITLNFAS, encoded by the coding sequence ATGACCACCCCACAGCACCTGTCCGACCGCTACGAACTGGGCGAGATCCTCGGCTTCGGCGGGATGTCGGAAGTCCACCTCGCCCGTGACAACCGACTGCACCGCGACGTCGCGATCAAGGTGCTGCGCGCCGACCTGGCCCGCGACCCGAGCTTCTATCTGCGGTTCCGGCGCGAGGCGCAGAACGCCGCCGCGCTGAACCACCCCGCGATCGTCGCGGTCTACGACACCGGGGAAGCCGAGACGCCGGCCGGGCCGCTGCCCTACATCGTGATGGAGTACGTCGACGGCGTCACGCTGCGCGACATCGTGCACTCCGAGGGACCGATGCCGCCGAAGCGGGCGCTGGAGGTCATCGCCGACGCGTGCCAGGCGCTGAACTTCAGCCACCAGCACGGCATCATCCACCGCGACGTCAAACCCGCCAACATCATGATCAGCAAGACCGGTGCGGTGAAGGTGATGGACTTCGGCATCGCCCGCGCGCTGGCCGACTCCAGCAGCGTCACCCAGACCGCCGCGGTGATCGGCACTGCGCAGTACCTGTCACCCGAACAGGCCCGCGGTGAGAAGGTCGACGCCCGCTCCGACGTCTACTCGCTGGGCTGCGTGCTGTACGAAATCCTCACCGGGGAACCGCCGTTCGTCGGCGACTCGCCGGTCGCGGTGGCCTACCAGCACGTCCGCGAGGATCCGGTGCCGCCGTCGCAGCGTCACGAGGGGGTCTCCCGCGACCTCGACGCCGTGGTGCTCAAGGCGTTGGCGAAGAACCCCGACAACCGCTACCAGACCGCCGCGGAGCTGCGCTCGGACCTCGTCCGGGTGCACAGCGGCGAACCGCCCGAGGCGCCGAAGGTGTTCACCGACGCCGAGCGGACCTCGATGCTGTCGGCCGCACCGCACCCCGGTCGCACCGAACCGATGACCCACATGCCGCGTCCCGAACCGCGACTGGTGGAACGCAACCGTGGGGGATCGATCGGCCGCTGGATCGCCGCCGTCGCCGTCCTGGCGGTGCTGACCGTGGTGGTCGCGGTGGCCATCAACACCTACGGCGGCGAGACCCGCGCGGTGCAGGTGCCCGACGTGCGCGGTGAAGTCTCCGCCGAGGCGATCGCCCAACTGCAGAACGCCGGTTTCACGGTGCGCACCCAGAACGAGCCGAATTCGGAAGTGGCGCCCGACCACGTGATCAGCACCTCGCCCGAGGCGAACACCGAGGCCGACGCCGGTGAGGAGATCACGCTCAACGTCTCCACCGGGCCCGAGCAGCGCGAGGTTCCCGACGTGAAGTCGCTGACCTACGCCGAGGCGGTGCGCACACTCACCGACGCCGGGTTCGGGCGCTTCCGCCAGCAGGCCTCGCCGTCGACCCCGGAGCTCAAGGACCGGGTGATGGCCACCAACCCACCGGCCAATCAGACGTCGGCGATCACCAACGAGGTCACGATCATCATCGGTTCGGGCCCCCAGACTCGCGCCGTTCCCGAGGTCGTCGGCCAGACCGTCGAATCGGCCCAGCAGATCCTCACCGCGTCGGGTTTCCGCAACTCGGTGCCCGCCGAGGTTGACAGCACCGAACCGGCCGGTCAGGTGCTCGGCACCAGCCCGACCGCCGGTGAGAACGTGCCGGTGGACACCCTGATCCAGCTGCAGGTGTCGCGCGGCAACCAGTTCGTGATGCCCGACCTCACCGGTCAGTTCTGGACCGATGCGGAACCGCGCCTACGGGCACTGGGGTGGACCGGTGTGCTCGACAAGGGCGGCGACGTGCAGAACAGCGGTCAGCGCACCAACGCGGTGGTCCGTCAGACCCCGCCGCCGGGCACCGGTGTGAACTTCGACAGCCGGATCACGCTGAACTTCGCGTCGTAG
- a CDS encoding aminodeoxychorismate/anthranilate synthase component II yields the protein MQFLVVDNYDSFVFNLVQYLGQLGVDVTVWRNDDNRLSTDADIAKAAEDFDGVLLSPGPGTPERAGASIPLVHACAAAGTPLLGVCLGHQAIGVAFGGTVDRAPELLHGKTSIVHHTNRGVLKGLPDPFTATRYHSLTILPETMPDELEVTARTPGGVIMGVRHVDLPIHGVQFHPESILTEGGHRMLANWLGYCGSAPDEALVRRLEDEVASTVAAATTRSSA from the coding sequence ATGCAGTTCTTGGTCGTCGACAATTACGACAGCTTCGTGTTCAACCTCGTCCAGTACCTCGGACAGCTCGGGGTGGACGTGACGGTCTGGCGCAACGACGACAACCGGCTGAGCACCGACGCCGACATCGCCAAGGCCGCCGAGGACTTCGACGGTGTGCTCCTCAGTCCCGGCCCGGGCACACCCGAACGCGCAGGCGCCTCGATCCCGCTGGTGCACGCGTGCGCGGCGGCGGGCACTCCCCTACTCGGCGTGTGCCTCGGCCATCAGGCGATCGGGGTGGCGTTCGGCGGCACCGTCGACCGCGCCCCGGAGTTGCTGCACGGCAAGACCAGCATCGTCCACCACACCAACCGCGGTGTGCTGAAGGGACTGCCGGACCCGTTCACCGCGACCCGGTACCACTCGCTGACCATCCTGCCCGAAACGATGCCCGACGAGCTCGAGGTCACCGCGCGCACTCCCGGCGGCGTCATCATGGGTGTGCGCCACGTCGACCTGCCGATCCACGGCGTGCAGTTCCACCCCGAGTCGATCCTCACCGAGGGCGGCCACCGGATGCTGGCCAACTGGCTGGGCTACTGCGGCAGCGCCCCGGACGAGGCGCTCGTCCGGCGCCTCGAGGACGAGGTCGCCTCGACGGTCGCCGCCGCTACGACGCGAAGTTCAGCGTGA
- a CDS encoding DUF881 domain-containing protein has translation MVQMPPEPNAVPDRETPPTTSAAPAAPARAGAGRRSGWRFGVPLVCLAAGLLLAATHGVSGGDEIRRSDAPRLVDLVREAQQSVDRLGAERDTLSAQVDGHHGGSPGTDAALSAITNRSAALAAEAGLNPVKGPGLVVTLNDAQRDAEGRFPRDASPDDLVVHQQDIQAVLNALWSAGAEGVQMQDQRIIATSAPRCVGNTLLLNGRTYSPPYVITAIGDAGAMQAALSASPLVTLYKQYVVRFGLGYTEEPRAEVELVGHTEPVRMKHAQPIGPVGY, from the coding sequence ATGGTGCAGATGCCCCCTGAGCCTAACGCAGTACCGGACCGGGAAACGCCGCCCACGACGTCGGCGGCCCCCGCGGCCCCGGCGCGCGCGGGCGCCGGCCGCCGCTCCGGGTGGCGGTTCGGGGTGCCGCTGGTGTGTCTGGCCGCCGGCCTGTTGCTGGCCGCCACCCACGGGGTGTCCGGCGGTGACGAGATCCGCCGCAGCGACGCACCCCGGCTGGTGGACCTCGTGCGGGAGGCGCAGCAGTCCGTCGACCGCCTCGGCGCCGAACGCGACACCCTCTCGGCGCAGGTCGACGGCCACCACGGTGGGAGCCCGGGCACCGATGCGGCCTTGAGCGCCATCACCAACCGGTCGGCGGCCCTGGCCGCCGAAGCGGGGCTGAACCCGGTGAAGGGGCCGGGCCTGGTCGTCACCCTCAACGACGCCCAGCGCGACGCCGAGGGCCGGTTCCCCAGGGACGCCTCCCCCGACGATCTGGTGGTCCATCAGCAGGACATCCAGGCGGTGCTCAACGCGCTGTGGAGCGCGGGCGCGGAGGGCGTCCAGATGCAGGACCAGCGGATCATCGCCACGTCCGCACCCCGCTGCGTCGGCAACACCCTGCTGCTCAACGGGCGCACCTACAGCCCGCCCTACGTCATCACCGCGATCGGTGACGCCGGCGCAATGCAGGCCGCGCTGTCGGCGTCCCCGCTGGTGACGCTCTACAAGCAGTACGTGGTGCGGTTCGGCCTCGGCTACACCGAGGAGCCGCGCGCCGAGGTGGAACTCGTCGGCCACACCGAACCGGTCCGGATGAAGCACGCACAGCCGATCGGACCCGTCGGGTACTGA
- the crgA gene encoding cell division protein CrgA: MPKSKVRKKNDFTISPVSRTPVKVKAGPSSVWFVALFVGLMLIGLIWLLVFQLAATNPVDAPGMLQWMADLGPWNYAIAFAFMITGLLLTMRWR; this comes from the coding sequence ATGCCCAAGTCGAAGGTCCGCAAGAAGAACGACTTCACCATCAGCCCGGTCAGCCGGACGCCGGTGAAGGTGAAGGCCGGCCCGTCGAGCGTGTGGTTCGTCGCCCTGTTCGTCGGGCTGATGCTCATCGGGTTGATCTGGCTGCTGGTGTTCCAGCTCGCCGCGACCAACCCGGTCGACGCACCCGGGATGCTGCAGTGGATGGCCGACCTCGGCCCGTGGAACTACGCGATCGCGTTTGCCTTCATGATCACGGGTCTGTTGCTCACGATGCGGTGGCGCTGA
- a CDS encoding PH domain-containing protein: MQQTEWSPPAAGIAGCGFAGLLMAIAAVTVVTDPPGRLLAGIAAVGLITFAIMSWRARPKLAITPEGVAVRGWWHTRVLRQADIKIVRITEFRRLARKMRLLEIDTADDRLHVFTRWDLGTDPVDVLDALTAAGYTGTQ; this comes from the coding sequence ATGCAGCAAACTGAATGGAGTCCGCCCGCGGCTGGAATCGCAGGTTGCGGCTTCGCGGGTCTGTTGATGGCAATCGCGGCTGTGACTGTCGTCACAGACCCTCCGGGCAGGCTTCTCGCCGGCATTGCCGCAGTGGGATTGATCACATTTGCAATCATGTCGTGGCGTGCCCGGCCGAAGCTGGCAATCACCCCCGAGGGGGTGGCGGTGCGCGGCTGGTGGCACACCCGGGTGCTGAGGCAGGCCGACATCAAGATCGTGCGGATCACCGAGTTCCGGCGCCTGGCCCGCAAGATGCGGCTACTAGAGATCGACACAGCCGATGACCGGCTGCACGTGTTCACGCGGTGGGATCTGGGGACTGACCCCGTCGACGTGCTCGATGCGCTCACTGCGGCCGGCTACACCGGCACGCAGTGA
- a CDS encoding peptidylprolyl isomerase: protein MTSPIQTATATLHTNRGDIKIALFGNHAPKTVSNFVGLAQGTKDYKGENASGSTSGPFYDGAVFHRVIDGFMIQGGDPTGTGRGGPGYQFADEFHPELQFDKPYLLAMANAGPGTNGSQFFITVGKTPHLNRRHTIFGEVVDPESQKVVDAIATTATDRNDRPTDPVVIESVTIS from the coding sequence GTGACGAGCCCTATTCAGACCGCGACGGCGACCCTGCACACCAATCGTGGCGACATCAAGATCGCCCTGTTCGGAAACCACGCCCCCAAGACGGTGTCGAACTTCGTCGGCCTGGCGCAGGGCACGAAGGACTACAAGGGCGAGAACGCCTCCGGCAGCACGTCGGGTCCGTTCTACGACGGTGCGGTGTTCCACCGGGTCATCGACGGCTTCATGATCCAGGGCGGCGATCCGACCGGCACCGGGCGCGGCGGGCCGGGCTACCAGTTCGCCGACGAGTTCCACCCCGAGCTGCAGTTCGACAAGCCCTACCTGCTGGCGATGGCCAACGCCGGGCCGGGCACGAACGGTTCGCAGTTCTTCATCACCGTGGGCAAGACCCCCCACCTCAACCGCCGCCACACCATCTTCGGCGAGGTCGTCGACCCCGAGTCGCAGAAGGTCGTCGACGCGATCGCCACGACCGCGACCGACCGCAACGACCGGCCGACCGATCCCGTGGTCATCGAGTCGGTCACCATCAGCTGA
- the cwsA gene encoding cell wall synthesis protein CwsA, with protein MTLTPLTPRQRLARGLKYTAVGPVDVTRGVLGVGVDSAQATAAELRRRYQSGQLRRELAAARETLVAELVAAQEAVSGLPEALTGARARNRRRKRLLMVGVGAGVLAVGAVTFSIVRRSMKPEPSPLPPSVEVTPKP; from the coding sequence ATGACCCTGACGCCGTTGACACCGCGACAGCGGTTGGCCCGCGGTCTGAAGTACACCGCGGTCGGACCCGTCGACGTCACCCGAGGCGTCCTGGGCGTGGGCGTCGACTCCGCCCAGGCCACCGCGGCGGAACTACGCCGGCGCTACCAATCCGGACAGCTGCGCCGTGAACTCGCCGCCGCGCGGGAGACCCTCGTCGCGGAGCTCGTGGCCGCCCAGGAGGCGGTCAGCGGTCTTCCCGAGGCCCTCACGGGTGCCCGCGCCCGCAACCGGCGCCGTAAGCGCCTGCTGATGGTGGGGGTGGGGGCCGGCGTCCTCGCGGTGGGGGCGGTGACGTTCTCGATCGTGCGCCGCTCGATGAAACCCGAACCGTCGCCGCTGCCACCGAGCGTGGAGGTCACCCCGAAGCCCTGA
- a CDS encoding NYN domain-containing protein, translating into MYIDYSNVYAGARDAFGLTREPGYRGNVNPLYLAKRVALQSPGAGAPPRRDTHELHLTKVFRGAPDPARDPRGALMEAKRAAQWEKWGCKVYRQTVNYKGDGTAEEKGVDVRLANTMLIDALRGEVDTVVLVSADKDFRYAILQVLDETQVEVEVAIWQAIPGGTAVGRIEIRPERPEAAEVPFHPLDRTVFGRVEDKIDYRNMPVPEGWRGPVPDMQWRPSSNRR; encoded by the coding sequence GTGTACATCGATTACAGCAATGTGTACGCAGGTGCTCGAGATGCGTTTGGCTTGACTCGGGAACCCGGTTACCGGGGCAATGTCAACCCGCTGTATCTGGCGAAGCGCGTTGCGTTGCAGTCGCCGGGAGCCGGAGCCCCACCTCGGAGGGACACCCACGAATTACATCTGACGAAGGTGTTTCGAGGCGCGCCCGATCCGGCCAGAGATCCGCGCGGCGCGCTGATGGAGGCCAAGCGCGCGGCTCAATGGGAGAAATGGGGCTGCAAGGTTTACCGGCAGACCGTCAATTACAAAGGCGACGGGACTGCGGAAGAGAAGGGCGTCGACGTCCGGCTGGCCAACACGATGCTGATCGATGCCCTTAGGGGCGAAGTCGACACGGTGGTCTTGGTCTCTGCCGATAAGGACTTCCGCTACGCGATCTTGCAGGTCCTCGACGAGACCCAGGTCGAAGTCGAGGTCGCCATCTGGCAGGCGATCCCGGGTGGTACTGCTGTCGGGCGTATCGAGATAAGGCCGGAACGTCCGGAAGCAGCCGAGGTGCCCTTCCACCCCCTCGACCGAACGGTTTTCGGCAGGGTCGAAGACAAGATCGATTACCGCAATATGCCCGTCCCAGAGGGCTGGCGGGGGCCTGTGCCCGACATGCAGTGGCGACCGAGTTCCAATCGGCGTTGA